Proteins found in one Mytilus edulis chromosome 2, xbMytEdul2.2, whole genome shotgun sequence genomic segment:
- the LOC139512397 gene encoding acetylcholine receptor subunit delta-like, which translates to MKIQNGGCVVILIILVSFLRESYSISYRNFDEFFKNITGGKNINLRPVLDHKSKVDIYLFFHLIYIKEFNEVEGKLSLTGYFNISWVDQTIPWNSTENGIEQFTLQEHIIWKPSFIIGNSYDGVKLIYRDENVIRVQSNGVVTWTTGDNYEVFCNADVSRYPFDAQICNLEILPWGYTNEEISVVPIFDYVVHDLLNPQKTWEFIESSVTKREDLQLITFSMLLKRHPMFFVLNLILPISVMIILNIFVFLLPPESGERVGYAVTVLLAIAVFLTISSENLPATSIPRLSSLSILLFADVSISAFIVMMVILSSRYYHREGEYPVTQCMRGFVNVSRIVRCKMCCCSIKKGKYSEKENGEEIKWTDVGKEIDIVSGIFITVVILIVNAMYIIDVAV; encoded by the coding sequence ATGAAGATCCAAAATGGTGGATGTGTAGTAATTTTGATAATACTAGTATCATTTTTGAGAGAAAGTTATTCGATATCTTATAGGAATTTTGACGAGTTCTTCAAAAATATAACCGGTGGTAAAAACATAAATTTGCGACCAGTCCTTGACCATAAATCGAAAGtggatatttatttgttttttcatttaatatatatcAAGGAATTTAATGAAGTTGAGGGAAAATTAAGTTTAACCGGATACTTTAATATAAGTTGGGTTGATCAGACTATACCTTGGAATAGCACAGAAAACGGAATCGAACAATTTACTCTCCAAGAGCATATAATTTGGAAACCATCTTTTATTATTGGAAATTCATATGATGGTGTAAAGTTAATCTATAGAGACGAAAATGTGATAAGAGTACAGAGTAACGGTGTTGTTACATGGACCACTGGAGATAATTATGAGGTATTCTGTAATGCCGACGTTTCGAGGTATCCATTCGATGCACAGATTTGCAATCTTGAGATATTACCATGGGGATATACAAATGAGGAAATATCCGTTGTACCAATTTTCGACTATGTTGTGCACGATTTGTTAAATCCACAAAAAACATGGGAATTTATTGAATCAAGTGTTACAAAACGAGAAGACCTTCAACTCATAACATTTTCAATGTTACTTAAACGCCATCCCATGTTTTTCGTTCTTAATCTGATTCTCCCAATTAGTGTgatgattattttaaacatttttgtgtttttacttccACCAGAAAGCGGAGAAAGAGTTGGATATGCTGTAACTGTTCTTTTGGCAATCGCAGTTTTCTTGACTATTTCATCTGAAAATCTTCCCGCAACTTCAATTCCCCGATTGTCTTCATTATCTATTCTTCTATTTGCCGATGTTAGCATTAGTGCTTTCATTGTTATGATGGTTATTTTAAGCTCACGATATTATCATCGGGAGGGTGAATACCCAGTCACTCAGTGTATGCGGGGATTTGTAAATGTTTCAAGAATAGTACGCTGTAAGATGTGTTGTTGTAGtataaaaaagggaaaatataGTGAAAAGGAAAACGGTGAGGAAATTAAATGGACCGATGTCGGAAAGGAGATTGACATCGTAAGCGGTATATTCATTACTGTTGTAATTTTAATCGTCAATGCTATGTATATCATAGATGTTGCAGTGTGA